The genomic region TCAGTTCGCTCAGGTCGGCCGCCAGGGCCATCTGGGTTGCAGCGGTCATCGGGCCGTTCCCTGGGTCCAGTGGCGGTCGCGCCTGATGCGATGGGCCGGCGACTGATCAGCCGAAGGTCGCCACCGCCTCGTCGCGGGTCGCGAAGATCGCGAAAATGGCACTGAAGCCGCTGATGTCAAAGACTTCGCGGATTTCCGGCCGCATGCCCGACAGCACCACCTTGCCGCCGCTTGCCTTGGAGCGCTTGGCGGCGATCAGCAGCACGCGCAGGCCGGCACTGCTGATATAGTCGAGCCCGGCGAGATCGACCGCGAGACGGCCCGACGCGGCGTCGAGCGCATCGAGCACCTCGGCCTCGAAGGCCGGGCAGCTGGTCCCGTCCAGGCGGCCTTTGGGCCCTAGAATGACAACCGTTCCCGTGGACTGACGCTCGATCTGCATCTTGGCTCCCGTCACATATCCGTCGAGGGGCGGGGGCGCCATGGATCGCTGAAACCGCATCGCGGCTGCCAGTCGTCACCGGATTGCGCTCCCCAGCCCGAAACCCGTTCCGGATTCCATATCAGGTGAACGGAGTTTGCCCAAGGGTTTTGTCAGCCGGTTGTAAGCGGGGGCGTCATTCGCAGATGCAGCATTGTCAGAGGGGGCCGGATTGGGCAAGGTCGGCGCCGACAACCGATGCCCCCTGGCCGGTGATCACAACTGAAGAAGCCGCCGGATGCTGACGGAACTGACCATGATGGCCGCTGGGCTGGGGCTTTTTTTCCTGGGTGGGCGCTTTCTGAACGATGCGCTGACCCGGCTGACGGGACGGCGGGCGCGTGCCTTTGTGGTCCGTCACACCCATCATGCCGGCCGCGCCTTCGGCATCGGTGTCGGCATTGCGGCGGTCACCCAGTCGACACAGGTCACCACGTTTCTGATGGTCGGCCTGATCAAGGCCGGTCTTATCCGCCTGCGGCGAGCGATGATCGTGTTGTCTGGCACCAATGTCGGCGTCTGCGGTCTGCTATTCGTCGCCTCGTTCGACATGCAACCCCTGGTTCTGGCGATCCTTGGCATCTCGGGCATCGCCTATGCGCGGGCGACCAGCCCGGCGCTGCGCAACCCGATGGCGGCGGTGGTGGGCGGCGCATTGCTCATCTATGGCCTGGGGCTGTTGCGCCACGCGGTCGCGCCGATGGCGGAGGTGGCGATCGTCACCGATCTGCTGGTGATCGCCGGCCGCCATGATGTCCTGATCTTCGGCCTATCGGTGGGGCTGGTCGTGCTGCTTCAATCGGCCACGGCGGTGGGGATGCTGGGCGTCACACTCGCCGGCGCCGGGTTGTTCGGCATCGAACAGGCGATGCTGGTGGCCTTCGGTGCCAATCTCGGCAACGGCCTGAACATGTTTCTGCTCAGCCGCCATCTGACCGGCCGGGCGCGCCAGATGGCGGCCTTCCAGGTATCGCTCGGACTGGTCGGCACCGCCGTGGTGATACCGCTGCTGATGATCGAGCGGGTGGCATCGCTCCCCCTGGGGCCTGCGGCGCTGATCACGACGATGACCCAGGATCCCGGCCGTGGCGTCGCATGGTCATATCTGCTGTTCAACCTGCTTGGCGCCGGCAGTTCGATGCTCTTCCTTGGTCGGATTTCGGACACGCTCGCCCGGCTGTGGCCGTCGACGGCGATCGAGTCGGACGCGCAGCCGGTGTTTCTGGACGATCTGGCGCTCGGTGATCCGGAAGGTGCGCTGGACCTGGCGATCCTTGAACAGCGCCGCCTGATCGGGCAGGTCGAGCATCTCACCGCGGTGCTCACCCGGGACGGGGCTCTGGCGCAGCGCCGCCGGGTCATCGCACTTCGTCAGGACGGCTTGCGGCAGCTCATGGTCCGCATCGACATGTATCTCACCGAGATTGCCGGCGGCCGGCTGTCGCCGGGCGGATATGAGCGGCTGAACGTCGCCGTCGCCGGCCAGCGCCGTCTGGATGCGGTGGTGGGCACGCTCGGCGATCTGGTCGATCTTCTGGTCGACCAGATGGATCGCCCCGACGCCATTGGCCGGGTATCCATGGCCATCATGCATGGTGTCGACGCGGTCATGATGACCCTTGGTGCCGCGGCGCGCAGCGGGGACGCCGACGAGCGCGCCATGCTCGCCGCCGTGGCCGGCGACCGGGGCGAAATCATGACGCGGCTGCGACGGCAGTATCTGTCGGCCGAGGCGGAGATGCCGCCGGCCGATCGTGCCCGACTTCTGAATGCGACCAATCTGTGCGAGCGCCTGTTCTGGCTGCTGGCCAGTCTGGTCGAGGGTCTTGAGGCCACGCTGTCGGATGCGGCGGCCAATGGCATGGTGGCGCCGCTTTCCGCCGCCGGCGAGGGATGACCATACCCACTGTGACTTTCGGGTCATGACACCGAAATTCGACAGCCGTGCCGCGAATGGCTGCACATACCGGGCGCGCGCCCGGGTTATCCTGTGTTTCCCTTGTTCACGTCGTCGCACGCATACCCATTGCTCAGGAAGGCCCGCCATTCATGCTGGATCTGCTCACCGATCCCCAGGTGATCGTCAGCTTTCTGACCCTGGCCCTGCTCGAAATCGTGCTCGGCATCGACAACCTGCTGTTCGTGCAGATCATTGCCGGGCGGGTGGCCCCGGAACGCCGTGACGCTGCCCGCCGTGTCGGCCTGGCGCTGGCGCTGGTCACCCGGCTGTTGCTGCTGGCCGCCATTTCGTGGGTGGCGGGGTTGACGGCGCCGCTGGTCGAGATCTTCGATTTCGTGCTGTCGTGGCGCGATGT from Tistrella bauzanensis harbors:
- a CDS encoding STAS domain-containing protein, translated to MQIERQSTGTVVILGPKGRLDGTSCPAFEAEVLDALDAASGRLAVDLAGLDYISSAGLRVLLIAAKRSKASGGKVVLSGMRPEIREVFDISGFSAIFAIFATRDEAVATFG
- a CDS encoding Na/Pi cotransporter family protein, whose translation is MLTELTMMAAGLGLFFLGGRFLNDALTRLTGRRARAFVVRHTHHAGRAFGIGVGIAAVTQSTQVTTFLMVGLIKAGLIRLRRAMIVLSGTNVGVCGLLFVASFDMQPLVLAILGISGIAYARATSPALRNPMAAVVGGALLIYGLGLLRHAVAPMAEVAIVTDLLVIAGRHDVLIFGLSVGLVVLLQSATAVGMLGVTLAGAGLFGIEQAMLVAFGANLGNGLNMFLLSRHLTGRARQMAAFQVSLGLVGTAVVIPLLMIERVASLPLGPAALITTMTQDPGRGVAWSYLLFNLLGAGSSMLFLGRISDTLARLWPSTAIESDAQPVFLDDLALGDPEGALDLAILEQRRLIGQVEHLTAVLTRDGALAQRRRVIALRQDGLRQLMVRIDMYLTEIAGGRLSPGGYERLNVAVAGQRRLDAVVGTLGDLVDLLVDQMDRPDAIGRVSMAIMHGVDAVMMTLGAAARSGDADERAMLAAVAGDRGEIMTRLRRQYLSAEAEMPPADRARLLNATNLCERLFWLLASLVEGLEATLSDAAANGMVAPLSAAGEG